The following nucleotide sequence is from Siniperca chuatsi isolate FFG_IHB_CAS linkage group LG2, ASM2008510v1, whole genome shotgun sequence.
AATCTGACAAAACCAGGATCTCCTAGAGAGATGTCCTTCATGTCGTTATCGAAGCACCACTtccaatcaaaacaaaagaaaagggtCCAGCTGTCAACAGAACAAGAATTGGATGAGGCTGGTGGGTCAGACCGCAGTGAAGCCGGCTCTCCCCCAGTGACGACATTTCTTAAAGATGCAAGGAAAGCGGAGCCAAGCCCTGTTCCTCTGGAACTGGTGGATGTGGAGGATGAGGAAGTCACAGCAGAAGAGAAACCACCAAAACTCTCCACAAAACAATCCACCACCAGCTCATCACCACCAGCAGAGCATCGCAAGGAGAGGTcttcagacacagagacagacttATACAGGGACTCAACCCCAGGAACTGTGTTAGATGAGAATGTCACATCAGAGGGTGTCATAAAGTTATTCATGGAGGACAACCAGGACACAGACATGGACGCAAAATCTAAAgaaattaatttgacaaaacCAGGATCTCCTAGAGAGATGTCCTTCACCAAGATGGACCCACCTTCCAAGGAGGACGACAAAGATGTCTGCAAGACCTCTCTGGGTGATGAGGATGTCACAAGAGTAGAGTATGGCGAAGAGAGGTCTTCAGACAAAATACCATCCACCACTAGTTcggacacagagacagacttATACAGGGACTCAACCCCAGGAACTGTGGCAGATAAAAATGTCACACGAAAGAAAGCTGCAGCCAGAAATAGCACAATATATAAATCGATAAAGTCGTTATGGAAGCAGTGctttcaatcaaaacaaaagaaaagggtCCAGCTGTCAACAGAACAAAAATTGGAGGAGGCTGGCAGGTCAGACCGCAGTAAAGCCGGCTCTCCCCCAGTGACGACATTTCTTAAAGATGCAAGGAAAGTGGAGCCAAGCCCTGTTCCTATGGAACTGCTGGGTGTGGAGGATGAGGACGTCACAGGAGAAGAGAAACCACCAAAACTCTCCTCAAAACAATCCACCACCAGCTCATCACCACCAGCAGAGCATCGCAAGGAGAAGTcttcagacacagagacagacttATACACGGACTCAACCCCAGGAACTGTGGCAGATAAGAATGTCACATCAGAGGGTGTCATAAAGTTATTCATGGAGGACAACCTGGAAACAGACATGGATGCAAAATCTAAAGAAAGGAATGTGACAAAACAAGGATCTCCTAGAGAGATGTCCTTCACCAAGATGGACCCACCTTCCAAGGAGGACGACAAAGATGTCTGCGAGACCTCTCTGGGTGATGAGGATGTCACAAGAGTAGAGTATGGCGAAGAGAGGTCTTCAGACAAAATACCATCCACCACCAGTTCTGACACAGAGACATACTTATACAGGGACTCAACCCCAGGAACTGTGGCAGATAAAAATGTCACACGAAAGAAAGCTGCAGCCAGAAATAGCACAATATATAAATCGATAAAGTCGTTATGGAAGCAGTGctttcaatcaaaacaaaagaaaagggtCCAGCTGTCAACAGAACAAAAATTGGAGGAGGCTGGCGGGTCACACCGCAGTAAAGCCGGCTCTCCCCCAGTGACGACATTTCTTAAAGATGCAAGGAAAGTGGAGCCAAGCCCTGTTCCTATGGAACTGCTGGGTGTGGAGGATGAGGACGTCACAGGAGAAGAGAAACCACCAAAACCCTCCTCAAAACAATCCACCACCAGCTCATCACCACCAGCAGAGCATCGCAAGGAGAAGTcttcagacacagagacagacttATACACGGACTCAACCCCAGGAACTGTGGCAGATAAGAATGTCACATCAGAGGGTGTCATAAAGTTATTCATGGAGGACAACCTGGAAACAGACATGGATGCAAAATCTAAAGAAAGGAATGTGACAAAACAAGGATCTCCTAGAGAGATGTCCTTCACCAAGATGGACCCACCTTCCAAGGAGGACGACAAAGATGTTCTGAGACCTCTCTGGGTGATGAGGATGTCACAAGAGTAGAGTATGGCGAAGAGAGGTCTTCAGACAAAATACCATCCACCACCAGTTCTGACACAGAGACGTACTTATACAGGGACTCAACCCCAGGAACTGTGGCAGATAAAAATGTCACACGAAAGAAAGCTGCAGCCAGAAATAGCACAATATATAAATCGATAAAGTCGTTATGGAAGCAGTGctttcaatcaaaacaaaagaaaagggtCCAGCTGTCAACAGAACAAAAATTGGATGAGGCTGGCGGGTCAGACCACAGTGAAGCCGGCTCTCCCCCAGTGACGACATTTCTTAAAGATGCAAGGAAAGCGGAGCCAAGCCCTGTTCCTCTGGAACTGGCGGATTGGGAGGATGAGGACGTCACAGGAGAAGAGAAACCACCAAAACCCTCCTCAAAACAATCCACCACCAGCTCATCACCACCAGCAGAGCATCGCAAGGAGAAGTcttcagacacagagacagacttATACACGGACTCAACCCCAGGAACTGTGGCAGATAAGAATGTCACATCAGAGGGTGTCATAAAGTTATTCATGGAGGACAACCAGGACACAGACATGGATGCAAAATCTAAAgaaattaatttgacaaaacCAGGATCTTCTAGAGAGATGTCCTTCAAGTTGTTATCGAAGCACCACTtccaatcaaaacaaaagaaaagggtCCAGCTGTCAACAGAACAAGAATTGGATGAGGCTGGTGGGTCAGACCACAGTGAAGCTGGCTCTCCCCCAGTGAGGACATTTCTTAAAGATGCAAGGAAAGCGATGTCAAGCCCTGTTCCTCTGGAACTGGTGGATGTGGAGGATGAGGACGTCACAGCAGAAGAGAAACCACCAAAACAATCCACCACCAGCGCATCACCACCAGCAGAGCATCGCAAGGAGAGGTcttcagacacagagacagacttATACAGGGACTCAACCCCAGGAAATGTGTCAGATAAGAATGTCACATCAGAGGGTGTCATAAAGTTATTCATGGAGGACAACCTGGACACAGACATGGATGCAAAATCTAAAGAAAGGAATGTGACAAAACAAGGATCTCCTAGAGAGATGTCCTTCACCAAGATGGACCCACCTTCCAAGGAGGACGACAAAGATGTCTGCAAGACCTCTCTGGGTGATGAGGATGTCACAAGAGTAGAGTATAGCGAAGAGAGGTCTTCAGACAAAATACCATCCACCACTAGTTCGGACACAGAGACGTACTTATACAGGGACTCAACCCCAGGAACTGTGGCAGATAAAAATGTCACACGAAAGAAAGCTGTAACCAGAAATAGCACAATATATAAATCGATGAAGTCGTTATGGAAGCAGTGCTtccaatcaaaacaaaagaaaagggtCCAGCTGTCAACAGAACAAGAATTGGATGAGGCTGGCAGGTCACACCGCAGTAAAGCCGGCTCTCCCCCAGTAACAACATTTCTTAAAGATGCAAGGAAAGTGGAGCCAAGCCCTGTTCCTATGGAACTGGTGGGTGTGGAGGATGAGGACGTCACAGGAGAAGAGAAACCACCAAAACTCTCCTCAAAACAATCCACCACCAGCTCATCACCACCAGCAGAGCATCGCAAGGAGAGGTcttcagacacagagacagacttATACAGGGACTCAACCCCAGGAACTGTGTCAGATAAGAATGTCACATCAGAGGGTGTCATAAAGTTATTCATGGAGGACAACCTGGTCACAGACATGGACGCAAAATCTAAAgaaattaatttgacaaaacCAGGATCTCCTAGAGAGATGTCCTTCACCAAGATGGACCCACCTTCCAAGGAGGACGACAAAGATGTCTGCAAGACCTCTCTGGGTGATGAGGATGTCACAAGAGTAGAGTATGGCGAAGAGAGGTCTTCAGACAAAATACCATCCACCACTAGTTcggacacagagacagacttATACAGGGACTCAACCCCAGGAACTGTGGCAGATAAAAATGTCACACCAAAGACAGCTGCAACCAGAAATAGCACAATATATAAATCGATAAAGTCGTTATGGAGGCAGTGctttcaatcaaaacaaaagaaaagggtCCAGCTGTCAACAGAACAAGAATTGGATGAGGCTGGCGGGTCAGACCGCAGTAAAGCCGGCTCTCCCCCAGTGACGACATTTCTTAAAGATGCAAGGAAAGTGGAGCCAAGCCCTGTTCCTCTGGAACTGGTGGGTGTAGAGGATGAGGAAGTCACAGCAGAAGAGAAACCACCAAAACTCTCCTCAAAACAATCCACCACCAGCACATCAGCATCAGCAGAGCATCGCAAGGAGAGGTCTTCAGACACAGAGACGTACTTATACAGGGACTCAACCCCAGGAACTGTGGCAGATAAACATGTCACACCAAAGAAAGCTGCAACCAGAAATAGCATAATATATAAATCGATAAAGTCGTTATGGAAGCAGTGCTtccaatcaaaacaaaagaaaagggtACAGCTGTCAACAGAACAAGAATTGGATGAAGCTGGTGGGTCAGACCACAGTGAAGCTGGCTCTCCCCCAGTGAGGACATTTCTTAAAGATGCAAGGAAAGCGGAGTCAAGCCCTGTTCCTCTGGAACTGGTGGATGTGGAGGATGAGGACGTCACAGCAGAAGAGAAACCACCAAAACAATCCACCACCAGCGCATCACCACCAGCAGAGCATTACAAGGAGAGGTcttcagacacagagacagacttATACAGGGACTCAACCTCTCTGGACTCAATCCCAGGAGCTTTAGGACAGGACAGACATTTTAAAGGTCTGAAAGAAACCTTCGACACCATAATAAATGGATTCTTCAACAGTCTCAATGAAGAGTAGGTTATCTAATTTTGTCACAGAAACTCACTTGAATAATATTGTAACAATTgttgtgtacatttttgttgtgttttaactttgtttcactgtttttttctttttaaggcAGCAGAGCGAAATAAGCAAAGGTGTTAAGAACATGGACGTGAAGTACAAGCTGACTGACATGGGTATGGAGGTGATTAGGGTCGTCATAGACACGATCAATGACATCCTATCAAAAGAAACGAGAAAACCCACCTTTTCCCATGTATGTGGGATGGAGGCTGTTGGCCAGAAGTTGCCCTTAGAGCTTCTCAGGGAGAATTTTCATTTTGCTGAGGATAAAATCCAGCAGAGTTTGAAAGGCTCCTTTGGCGAGGCTTTGTGTGATGTGATTGGTTCAGACACATCTGTTAGCATAACACCCAAAATCACACAAGCCATTGTGAAATGGATCACAGATAATCTAAACTCTGCTCTGTCAGAGGCCATACAAGCCTTACTGGCTGGAGGATCCAATGTCCATGCTGCTTCCTGCTGCCAGTTCTCAAGTTGCAGAGCATGTAACGAGATGTTGGCAGGAGTTATTCAGGCAATGAAATCCCTCCTCACAGGTCCAGGTACTGCAAGGAAGAAGACAATTCAGACTGAAAGGACACAGAAACATTCCGATGGTGAGAGCAAAGATGACAGATTGGTCAACAATAAGAAGTCGCAGCGGTGGAGCATTGGCAAATGGTGGAAAAATAAAGTCCAGCCCGTTTCTGACAAAGAAATGGAGGAGGTTGTCAGGTTGTCAAAGTGTAAGAAGGAAGAGGACAAGAAGAAAGAGGACAAGAAGGCTTCAGCACATGATCTGGCTGTCAAGACCAAAAAGCCTTCTTTGTTGTTCTTCGGCCGTCTGAGCTGCTCTGGCCATGATGATGGTGAAGATCGAGTGACACCCTTCCACCCCACTTAAACAACCTCAAACCCTACTCTATTCCCTCTCTCTATCATCTTACCTTCTTTCTACTCCCCTTTCCATCCTCTTTTGGGTTTTCtccgggtgctccggtttctcccactgtaaaaacataattatcaTTAATAAGCCTTAATTTAAAGATTGTGACACCCTTCCACCCCACTCTATTCTCTATTCCCTCTCTCTATCATCTTACCTTCTTTCTACTCCCCTTTCCATCCACTTTTGGGTTTTCtccgggtgctccggtttctcccactgtaaaaacataattatcaTTAATAATCCTTAATTTAAAGATTGTGACACCCTTCCACCCCACTCTATTCTCTATTCCCTCTCTCTATCATCTTACCTTCTTTCTACTCCCCTTTCCATCCTCTTTTGGGTTTTCtccgggtgctccggtttctcccactgtaaaaacataattatcaTTAATAATCCTTAATTTAAAGATTGTGACACCCTTCCACCCCactctattctctctctctatcatctTACCTTCTTTCTACTCCCCTTTCCATCCTCTTTTGGGTTTTCtccgggtgctccggtttctcccactgtaaaaacataattatcaTTAATAATCCTTAATTTAAAGATTGTGACACCCTTCCACCCCACTCTATTCTCTATTCCCTCTCTCTATCATCTTACCTTCTTTCTACTCCCCTTTCCATCCTCTTTTGGGTTTTCtccgggtgctccggtttctcccactgtaaaaacataattatcaTTAATAATCCTTAAATTTAAAGATTGTGACACCCTTCCACCCCACTCTATTCTCTATTCCCTCTCTCTATCATCTTACCTTCTTTCTACTCCCCTTTCCATCCTCTTTTGGGTTTTCtccgggtgctccggtttctcccactgtaaaaacataattctaaataaaaatgtatggtaAATGATGTGCTGTTTCTGGTGGTATGTTGGAAAGAAGTGGAACATTACAAGgagcggctgtggcttggtggtagagcgggtcgtccaccaatcgaaAGATCAGCGGTTcaatcctggcttcccccaacCCACATGTTGATTGACCCACGTGTGTGattgagttagtttctttgaactgatgaacagtgtgtgaatgtgatatctagaaaggtgctatagaaGTATAGTCCATTTACAAGGTTAGACAAcctaaaaattacaatttaacaGAACTGTATTTGTCTCAAGGACTGATATTAAAAAAGTAATGAATGAAATCACAATAATGGGAATTTGAACAtatacatttccatgacaaaaaaaaaagtctgatttAAAGCTACAGAAAAGTTATTTAAGGGActtgagactgttttctcaactgctcTTTCCAAAATCAAGTCACAAACCTTAGCATACTGATCATTTAGTTATTCTTAGAGCCTTAAGATTTAAGTTTGTCCcgagggtggcgctagagaaaagtTTCTTATCATTAAGAGTACTCCTCAACATTGtgggacagtttaaaaaaaaaaaaaaaaaaaaaagaaaaacataaaaattgatgcagcagaaccagagatgccatcctttttttattccatgcattcttcttcctggtcaaaacctggcgcatacattacccataatgcaactcaacttGACTCACTTGAGTGTACAGATTCAGGTGTTTTGCCAGTATttgctaatgtagcctggagtaGACCACCAGCTTCAAGTAGACAAGAGAAGCAAGCTAGAGagatcattttcaaacttgcagTCTTCAGCTCCAAACGAGTTTCATCAGATTTCACGCTGCTCCCTGtagagccacaaaaggctttatacaattTTTGGACATATGCAGTAGTAAGGATTCTTTAtatggggagcatgaatgtgaaAGTACAGCCAGGTGATGAGTTAAAggaaaacctgaataaatgagtgcaAACAATGATTGCAGATGCTCCCTTACAGGTCACAGGGAGCAAAATTTTGTTGTGAAAAGTATGAAAATGTTGTGAATTATAGGCTATGGTCTTTGTCACCCaatctcaacccaactgaacacctGCGAGATGGGATGGGCGATTTTGGACTGAAATTTCAGACAGCGTTCTCAACGATCATCATACCACCACCAAATGACGGAATATATTTAGaaagaatggtgttcatccctctaTTAAAAGTTAGAGACTTGAAGAACCTATGCCAATGATCGCTGAAGCTGTTGCGGCAAGTCTTGGCGGCCCAGCACCTTACCTTGCCATCTGCATATGTACATATGCTGTATACTATACAAACAAGGTGGATTATGGCTCTGTGTAGCTCATACTTTAGTCAGCTTCAGTAAAGTCAAACAATGAACCACATGACAGATGTTTTGATAGATTTTTCtcaacttttatatttttaaaaacaaacaaaaaataacagattaaataaaatttacagtAGACATATGCAATCATTGTGCACTTTAACTACTTCTTCTGATACGTTCTGCACAGCTGTCAACGAAAAACGCAAACACAATGGGGTGTCGGGTGAAGGGAGGGGGGGTGGAGAACTGTtgtgggagagaggagaggactgAAGAAGTGAGGTAGAGGGCAGTAAGGAGGAAACAAATGTGGGGAAGAGTAGAGGGGGATGAAGAGGGAAGGAGTAAAGGATAAAGGAAGGCCTAAACTTTTTCActcagaggaaagaaagaaaaatcactgAATATATAGATTTCTTTTAATCCTTACATcacttatataaatatattgaatcccaaaaaacaaaaaaactaaacaaaaaaatgttttgagaaaaaaaaataaaaacagcgcAATACAGAAACCCACAACAGCAGTAAGGCAAACAGAAAGCGAGAGGAGAGAGCAGTGAGTGTGTACATGAGAGGGACAGAGGAGTACAAGAAGATCCGAGGCAGTATgagacatgaaaagaaaagagggagcaGCGGTGGGGGAAAGCTGAGAGAGTGCGCAACTGTGCGTATGAAAATTTATAAATATGTGAGATTAAGAGACGACTGGGTGACAGAGttgaggaaggagagaaagcagaaaagggaggaaaaagaggaagggTTGGAGAgcggagggaggaggaaaaggtGTGACTGAGGTCGACTGTccagtgtatttttttatgtgctaCGTGACCCTGTTGCctgcgtttgtgtgtctgtttgtgtctcctggtatgtgtgtggcattgcatgtgtttttgtataatgGCAGCACACATTCCACGGCAACAGTGAAACACATGCTCGCGTGTCTTGTGTGCTCttctgctatataaatacaaaacaaaaacaatgaataaaaacaaacaaaatcatattTGCAACCAAACACCTGCCACCTCATGATTCACACCTTCTTCCCTTTTATACATTTGACAcgtcatttaatgttttttgtttttaaattgtacaCTAAGAGCAGTCCCCCTCAGCCCTCCTTCCTTTTCCACCACTCCACCAAgagtctttctttctgtctctgactttctttctttttctttcctccccctCTGTTTTCCTTTCACTGAGAACTGGCTCTCTCCAGCACACGCAGGTCATAGTTCTTTTTGGCAGCCCTCAGTTTGAAGAGGCTGGCTCCGCTGTTGTTAAGTTTGAAGGAAGCACTCTGGGCAGCGATGGTGCTGGGGAACACTGCCACTACTGTGTAGAGGTGAGCTGGGTCGTTGCCGTCGCCCTTCGCTCCCCCAGCTCCCATGCTGGCCCCGGGCCCCGCGGTGGCTCCTGACCCAGAAGGCCCCGCACCAGGACAGGGGCCAcagcctcctgctcctcctcggCCTCCCTGCGGCTCCTTCAGCCACTGGATCTTGGCACCGCACATCGACAATTGGTTGAAGAGCTTTTCAGCCTCTGGACGTGAAATCCCTTCTGGCAGGTCCGTTACCTCGAGTACTCGACTCACCACtagagaaagaagaaacaaagagagtCAAAGAGAGAGACCTAAGATATTACAGGCTTGATTGCTCAAGCTGTGTCTTTAGAGACTTGAAGCACTTGTTCCAGAGACATGCTGTGCTGTTGTCTGTTTCAGATAGTCTGTGGTGGTCAGTGCTATCCTgtgtgctgttgcatgctggggcagcaggtaaatgcaccacagagtgccacaggaagtcattcctgcctgtggccatcaaactctttaactcctccctctaagtgtcagtctatatgaccctaagtcattacaCTGGACaatggatcattaacatcactgcagtacttgaaataattgtgcaatattctctgttttcagtttaatttattgatatttattcatacttttattACTGTTGTGTAATATCcgccgtctcataatcatcttaataagctacacttgacagttcatgcactattacttattacttatattattacagtgtattattatactgtacatacttatcaacctgtaaatccactttgtacttaatttatcttacctgtattatagtgtattatattttgatttgcttagaacttctattcacgtgtgcattgacgtgatagtgagcagctgtaacaaaagagtttcccctcggggatcaataaagtatttctgattctgattctaaagacatttttttcgTAAGGCGCAGAGCTCGGGGGAATTATGGTGCACAGCGCTGAGGCCAGCAGGATACTCCAAAGGAAACCCAATTTGGCCTATCTGCAGTGGCTGTAAAACTGTACTTGAATGCAGTGCTGCAAGGACCTCAGTATACTCTCAGCACCTAAAAGGTTTATTTAATAGCATCCAAACCAGAtggaggagtttgtgaggaaaaCTCCCCAATATAGGCTAACGAAGACTGAGTAAACTGATATAATCGAGGAACACGCTCTGCTGCCCTCTAGTATCTACCTTTCACACATATACCTGAACAACACATTTGTGAGGCCAAGGTGCTGAGAAGAGAACAGAGAGTACCACTAATCTTTTAAGTGTAATTCTCAACAAGGATTAAATCTCAGGTAGAGTTCTTTGAAAATACAAGACCACATAGCAGTGTGTATAACAATACCTGTGGAAAAAGGTAATGATAACACAGTAGATGTTATGCTGGTCTGTGATGCATCTCTAACTTACCAACATCAGTGGTGCCGAGGTCTGTGGATGCAGatttgagtgtttgttttttcccacGTGCCCCATGTTTCATTACTCCTTGACCCTGAAGACATAGCAACACAGGATATTATAAGGCTTGTTATTACAATGCTGTTCCACGACAAGACACTAGATGGGGTATAAGCAGTCAGTGGGAGCCTTAAAGTTGTAACATAAGGTACACTAGTGGGCACAACAAAGGTGTTGaggcctgcagcagagagagaaaatgatggTCAGCTCACAGAGTATTATGGCTTCCATTTGAATGTAAATTCATTCTGCAAAGAAAGGTTTCAAACAATCTCCACATAGCCCACATTTTATGAATGTGACTTAAGACAGTTGTGACTGATCCCCAACTTCACAACAATATCTTCATTCACAGATCCAAGATATTCTGTGGTGACTAGTTGgtcagtaaaatattaaaacttacATTTTCACCTATTTTACCACCCCTTTTAGCCTTAACatgcatattaaaaaaaaaaaaaaaaaaaaaaaaaatcaagactaGTCAATATCACAATCTTAACATGTAGAAGGGCTGAGTTACCTTAGGTTTCAGACAATGCTGTGTACTGACCTGATGGGAGCTGTAGGAGGACTGGCCATGCATGAGCGGAGGGGGACACAGGCTGTACTGAAGAGGCTGTCCCAACAGAGAGTAGCGCCCGTCACCTAAATAACATAAATCCcaagttaaaattaaaatgatcaatcCTGAAAACAAGTCAATTTAGAGTTTTATTGCCCCAGTAGAGACCAGGTGAACCTCATCaccacactttgtttttttactttatctAACCAGGTCTCATTGacattaaaacatctttttcaTAAGGGACCTGGCCAAGAGGGCAGCATAAAAACAGGGTTATACCAATGGATACACTAAGATACAGTAGTCAAAAAGGAGATGGATGATGGCTTTAATGAGGGTTTGTGGAATTGGCAATGATTTCGCattcaatattttcttttaaaacaactTGGAGTCAGAAGAAAAACCTGCAAAGCATCCAAAGCGATTAGAAATGGGTCAAAGGGTTTAATGTAgctttttacagtatttttgcattttggtgTTTTGAAGACAATTCAAACAAGACCTGCGTCCTGGTGATACTACATGGATCGTAGACTGATGCAAGATCGTATTTGTATGTGTAATCATGCATTCCAAAT
It contains:
- the LOC122887580 gene encoding dentin sialophosphoprotein-like, producing the protein MENEIASMVSEIQDRAATNIHELFEAISRWEAEDKSSASCCTHQKVERQLSRFFGLRRVFAEYRGETAGPSGQDEHLEPDAASKPSISSSSSPAEHRKEKSSDIEADLYTDSTPGTVSNQNVTSEDVLKLFIEDNLVSDMDAKSKEINLTKPGSPREMSFMSLSKHHFQSKQKKRVQLSTEQELDEAGGSDRSEAGSPPVTTFLKDARKAEPSPVPLELVDVEDEEVTAEEKPPKLSTKQSTTSSSPPAEHRKERSSDTETDLYRDSTPGTVLDENVTSEGVIKLFMEDNQDTDMDAKSKEINLTKPGSPREMSFTKMDPPSKEDDKDVCKTSLGDEDVTRVEYGEERSSDKIPSTTSSDTETDLYRDSTPGTVADKNVTRKKAAARNSTIYKSIKSLWKQCFQSKQKKRVQLSTEQKLEEAGRSDRSKAGSPPVTTFLKDARKVEPSPVPMELLGVEDEDVTGEEKPPKLSSKQSTTSSSPPAEHRKEKSSDTETDLYTDSTPGTVADKNVTSEGVIKLFMEDNLETDMDAKSKERNVTKQGSPREMSFTKMDPPSKEDDKDVCETSLGDEDVTRVEYGEERSSDKIPSTTSSDTETYLYRDSTPGTVADKNVTRKKAAARNSTIYKSIKSLWKQCFQSKQKKRVQLSTEQKLEEAGGSHRSKAGSPPVTTFLKDARKVEPSPVPMELLGVEDEDVTGEEKPPKPSSKQSTTSSSPPAEHRKEKSSDTETDLYTDSTPGTVADKNVTSEDGPTFQGGRQRCSETSLGDEDVTRVEYGEERSSDKIPSTTSSDTETYLYRDSTPGTVADKNVTRKKAAARNSTIYKSIKSLWKQCFQSKQKKRVQLSTEQKLDEAGGSDHSEAGSPPVTTFLKDARKAEPSPVPLELADWEDEDVTGEEKPPKPSSKQSTTSSSPPAEHRKEKSSDTETDLYTDSTPGTVADKNVTSEGVIKLFMEDNQDTDMDAKSKEINLTKPGSSREMSFKLLSKHHFQSKQKKRVQLSTEQELDEAGGSDHSEAGSPPVRTFLKDARKAMSSPVPLELVDVEDEDVTAEEKPPKQSTTSASPPAEHRKERSSDTETDLYRDSTPGNVSDKNVTSEGVIKLFMEDNLDTDMDAKSKERNVTKQGSPREMSFTKMDPPSKEDDKDVCKTSLGDEDVTRVEYSEERSSDKIPSTTSSDTETYLYRDSTPGTVADKNVTRKKAVTRNSTIYKSMKSLWKQCFQSKQKKRVQLSTEQELDEAGRSHRSKAGSPPVTTFLKDARKVEPSPVPMELVGVEDEDVTGEEKPPKLSSKQSTTSSSPPAEHRKERSSDTETDLYRDSTPGTVSDKNVTSEGVIKLFMEDNLVTDMDAKSKEINLTKPGSPREMSFTKMDPPSKEDDKDVCKTSLGDEDVTRVEYGEERSSDKIPSTTSSDTETDLYRDSTPGTVADKNVTPKTAATRNSTIYKSIKSLWRQCFQSKQKKRVQLSTEQELDEAGGSDRSKAGSPPVTTFLKDARKVEPSPVPLELVGVEDEEVTAEEKPPKLSSKQSTTSTSASAEHRKERSSDTETYLYRDSTPGTVADKHVTPKKAATRNSIIYKSIKSLWKQCFQSKQKKRVQLSTEQELDEAGGSDHSEAGSPPVRTFLKDARKAESSPVPLELVDVEDEDVTAEEKPPKQSTTSASPPAEHYKERSSDTETDLYRDSTSLDSIPGALGQDRHFKGLKETFDTIINGFFNSLNEEQQSEISKGVKNMDVKYKLTDMGMEVIRVVIDTINDILSKETRKPTFSHVCGMEAVGQKLPLELLRENFHFAEDKIQQSLKGSFGEALCDVIGSDTSVSITPKITQAIVKWITDNLNSALSEAIQALLAGGSNVHAASCCQFSSCRACNEMLAGVIQAMKSLLTGPGTARKKTIQTERTQKHSDGESKDDRLVNNKKSQRWSIGKWWKNKVQPVSDKEMEEVVRLSKCKKEEDKKKEDKKASAHDLAVKTKKPSLLFFGRLSCSGHDDGEDRVTPFHPT